From Candidatus Hydrogenedentota bacterium, a single genomic window includes:
- a CDS encoding RbsD or FucU transport — translation MLKQTLIHPEILEALASAGHGSRILIADGNYPASTMLGENASLVYLNLTPGMPTVTEVLRVLLTAIPVEEAAVMEPEDGFEPDIFEEFEQLLPKIDLDRYGRYEFYDEASGPETCLQIVTGEQRIYANLLLTIGVVQ, via the coding sequence ATGCTGAAACAAACCTTGATTCACCCTGAAATCCTTGAAGCCCTTGCGAGTGCGGGGCACGGTTCACGGATTTTAATTGCTGACGGCAACTATCCCGCCAGTACCATGCTGGGTGAAAATGCCTCTTTAGTCTATCTCAATTTGACTCCCGGTATGCCCACCGTGACGGAAGTGCTGCGTGTGCTGCTCACAGCGATTCCGGTGGAAGAGGCCGCTGTAATGGAACCGGAAGATGGATTTGAGCCCGATATCTTTGAAGAATTCGAACAACTGCTGCCTAAAATTGATTTGGACAGGTACGGCCGCTATGAATTTTACGATGAAGCCTCCGGTCCCGAAACGTGTTTGCAGATTGTCACCGGCGAACAACGTATTTATGCCAATTTGCTTTTGACTATCGGCGTGGTTCAATAA